Proteins encoded in a region of the Deltaproteobacteria bacterium genome:
- a CDS encoding tandem-95 repeat protein, whose product NQLSNGTHEITAFIELTAGGSRTMSPTFTVGNSTNTPPTADNQSVTTHEDISAGITLTATDVDGGSLAYTLVDQTSHGTLSGTAPNLTYSPDVNYNGSDTFSFKANDGQSDSELGTVSITVSAVNDAPVPNDQSVNTDEDRAISGTLDASDVDGDILTYVLVTSGSKGTASVTNSSTGAFIYTPNENANGTDAFTFKVNDGTTDSNTTTVTVTITPVNDAPCLTASAQRA is encoded by the coding sequence CAAATCAACTGTCCAACGGAACACACGAGATCACCGCGTTCATCGAGTTGACGGCCGGTGGCAGTCGAACTATGAGCCCTACATTTACCGTAGGCAACAGCACAAACACGCCGCCCACAGCCGACAACCAGTCCGTAACTACCCATGAAGACATATCCGCGGGTATCACACTTACTGCCACCGATGTTGATGGAGGCAGCCTCGCGTATACGTTAGTCGACCAGACCTCGCATGGAACATTATCAGGCACGGCCCCCAACCTGACCTATTCGCCTGACGTGAACTACAACGGTTCAGACACTTTCAGCTTCAAAGCTAACGATGGCCAGAGTGACTCGGAACTTGGCACGGTAAGCATTACGGTGAGCGCCGTAAACGATGCCCCCGTACCTAATGATCAATCTGTCAACACAGACGAAGACAGGGCAATTAGCGGTACTCTGGACGCTAGTGACGTAGATGGTGACATACTCACGTATGTGCTTGTAACCAGTGGAAGCAAGGGCACGGCATCGGTAACCAATTCATCAACCGGCGCCTTCATATACACCCCAAATGAAAACGCTAATGGTACCGACGCCTTCACTTTTAAGGTCAATGACGGCACCACAGACTCGAACACAACAACGGTTACGGTGACTATTACTCCTGTAAATGACGCCCCGTGCTTGACAGCATCGGCGCAAAGAGCGTAG